From the Chanos chanos chromosome 7, fChaCha1.1, whole genome shotgun sequence genome, the window TTTGCCCACAACTCATCTCCCCTTCCCTCATCTGTTCTTCCCCAGACTAGTGGGTCGTCTTCCTCCAGAAAATGCCCTATTGTTGAAACATGTGCTGGCAGTGCTGCACAACATCCAGCTCCGAGCCCATGACAACCAGATGAACTCTTTCAACTTGGCTGTCTGCATTGCACCCAGCATGCTTTCTGCTCCCGCGCCCAGCAGCCctgagatggagggagaaagcACCAAGAAGGTTGGTTCTGGTTCTCACTTTGCGTCGCATGGACTTTGCAAATTTGTTCAGAGCTACCTGATCTCTATGACGACGTCCTTCGTGTCAGCATCCTGGCAGCTGATCCTCATCTTTGCACTTCTCATACATGAAAACGATAAACAGAGTTCAGTTAGAAGTCAACTTGTACTTAATGTATTAGAGGACCATAAAGTTGAGTTTCCTATGTTTGGGAATCAAATTAAGACAGTCCCCCATTATTCGATTTTGCTGTAATCTTAATCTGAAAGCAGGTTCGACTAAATTAGGGCTCGTTAGTATTTTGATAAGTTCAGAAAACAAagtacaacaaacacaaaactgaaaactggaGAAGAGTTGCCGGCCTCAGTCTTGAAGGCTATCAGTTATGTTCTCAGTATTATTTTAGTTGTATTAGTTGTATATTGTGAGCATTGATTTAGTAAGTCTAGTAAGATGTTTTGCTGTAGAAATGTCGTTATGTAACCGCCCTCCTTGTAGTGCTGTGTCATCCCTATATTTTCGTGTGAAGACCCTCaatcacacatttgtttttgttttatgctaCTTCTGAGTGAATACACACATTGCTGGAAGCTTAAGTTCACTGGGAAATATTTCAAGCATTTCCTTTAGATTCTTGAGGTCACTGTTGTTCTCACAATCCCCGCTATATTAGAACTCTGTCCTCTTGCGGTTTGTTTGCATATGCGTGTGGCAGCCTGTATGCTGTGGtatagctttaaaaaaaaatgtgtgatttcAAAATCTCAAGCACAAGTCTTGGCAGCACTGTTTCCATGCTATGTATACCCTGCTATGTATACCCTGCTATGTATACCCTGTATATCTCTTGTATTCTGCAGGCACAGGGAACACTCCAACCACAGTTATTTATACTGGGATTTTtgcaggggtttttttaatcattttttatgGCTTGGAATTTTGCAGAAATCTTTTAAACTCATTTCAACTACCTCCTTTAATCATGAACTTTCACGTAAAGAATAAAAGCATTTTACTCTAATgagtttatttgtcacatttaataTTATTAGTTTAGAGAGTGTCAGTTCTACATCATAGATATGGACATTCTCTTGACATCCTTTCAAATAAAGTAACTTCTGAAGGGATATTTTGTTATCATTAGCGAAAGCAACACAGATGTGTTGATATAAGATGGTACAAGCAAAGAAAGTACAAGCATCTGCTGCTGACATCATAAAACTGCCCAGTATGTATGAAATTGCTGCTCTTGTCAAGGAAAGTTAGTAAACAAGAGGTACACAAACGATGTCAGACGGAAATAATGTGGATTGTACAGATTTTTTTGCATTCTGGCATCCTAGTGGGGTAAGTCCCCTTTACCCTCTTAGACGTAACCAAAGACCGAGGCAACAAGCTAGGGAGATACCTCATGCTCTTTTACTTAACATTCCAATTGAAAAATAGCTTATCCAGAACAGAAGTTCAGAAGTTACATAAGCTaatcattttgaaatacagtCCTTGTTGCTTTTCTGCAATCACGCCTGATTATCAAGTCCTGATAGAGTTTGTCTCTTATGTTGTATAGCTATATAAACTACCAAGTTTTTCGCTTTGTTCTGATTGTGCGCTAACTTTCTTCCATGGCGTTCCTCCCAGATCTGCGACTTGGTGCGACTAATGATTGAAAAATGCCAGTCAGTGTTCGGAGAGGACGTCACCACATTATTTGATGGTTTCCCTAAGAGGCGCAACGCAGATGAACATGGATCTGGTAAATGATTCTCTGAACTTAATGAACTTGATTAGATCACTACagattatgtaaaataaattcacttGGTAGCATTGGTAGCATCTCAGTTATTCTGCTTTGCGCAAAGCTAACAAGATAACCTAGCTATGTTAGCGGACTAGTGTGTCTTAAGGATATCTTACCCTGCACTCTCATCTCTTTCCCTGTAGAATACTCAATTCCATTGAAAAGTttaaagttcaagtttatttagagcccaatatcactatttaaagtctcaaagggctttacatgcccacaacaaacaaaacaggatgtaTACATTTCCAAGTGTATACGTCCATATTTGGCACTGATGACTGGCATAGATGTCTGGTCCTGTCATGAAAGACCAAATATAAACTCAATACAGAGACCCCTCTCTCACCTGAAGTCCTTTAATGGCTACAAGAACATATTCTCAAGTGCAGTAATGCTGAACATTTTTCCATTCCTAATAGCTAATTCcatctctccttgtctctctccacacattaAGATATATCCTCCTATCAGATGACCGACTCATCCTATGACAGTCTGGAGAATGAGCTAAATGATGAATCAGGATCACCCTTCCAGGCAGTCCAGCGGTCACGGGGGAAGCCTGACACCCGCAGCCGCGACTCCGTCATCACTCTTAGTGACTGCGACCTTGACCAGCCCGATACTGATCCTGAAACTCGCTTGTCTACCGTCCTTCTCCTCCCTACTCTCACCCACCCCATTAAATCCAGCCCAGTTATGCGCCCATCCTCCCCTCGTCCCCGATCCCCATGTGAATTCATTCGCCCTTCTCAAGGAGTCCGTCGACTGAGACGCTGCTCCGAGCCCTCCATTCGGATATCCACTTCATCACTGACTAAATTCCCAGAGCGCTGCACCGACCGTAAGGGTAGTTACGACGCAGCAGCTACCCGTGATAGGAAAGATGACATCGATGAGGTCTTTTCCAAGCATTTGAATACCTTACGGCTGGAGAAACAGACCGGCCTTGGTGAGAGAGGACGAGGTGACAGGAATTCTGATATCACCCGGCAAGGAAGAGATCTGCCAAAGCCATCTCAGCTGCATCTAGATGCCAGCTGTTCAAGCTTATATTCTCCCACAGCTTCACCAACTCGCTCCTCCATGAGTTCCCTGGACAGTGCTTTCTCACAGCATTCTGCCGACTTTGCCAAATCCCCTTGCAATCCAGTTGGCAACCCAAGGGCATCAGGGAATGCGTCCCCTTGTTCACTTGGCCAAGTTTCCCCACAAGCTCCTGGTCCAATGGTATCTCCTAAGGAATCTCCTCCTAAAGACACTTTTGACTGGAACCAGCTTAGGAGCAGCCATGGACTACACCCAAACACCTGGCTTAAGAGAGATCGCAGGCTCTCTTTGACAAAGGACAAAGTAGACATTGATGATGACAATATCGGGTGTCCTTCTGACCCTGCCCTCCAGTCAGAAGTCTCCTCCAAGGTAAATCAgaacaaggaaaaaagaagCCAGGGACCCACTGATCCTATGCCTAGGAAAAGGTCTGTAAGCCCTCCTTCCTATCAACAGGCCCTGCTTCTGAACCAGGCTCCATACTACACTGCCTCAGAGAAGCCTTTAACAGTGAGGGAGCTGAGAGAGCTACACAACCAAGCCTGCTCCATGCATAAGGCCACTGGTGGAAGAAAGTATATCCAGAAGGGTAAAGGGGACAACAGTCAGCTTCCACAGTCGATGTTCTTTGGCCAGAAAGCTCGATGTTTGGCTCTGTACAGACAAAAATCTCATTCGGTCCTTACAGCTGTAGAAGGGACTGGTCATCGTACCATGGCCTTGCGTCGGGCATCAGAACCTGGAGGGGCCTGCCTCGGTCTGGACAGGGAGACCACTCTAAGACTCGAGCGACTCCACAGGCAGGTTATTGGAAAGGACACGGAGCTTCTGCATAATGATGGACTCAAAGTATCTGATGTGGATCCAGACACCAAGGGTACTGAGCCCAGGTTCTGCTTGTCTCCTGCTGCCACCAAGGCTGTCAGGGACTACTTCACTTGGCATGCTGATGAAGATCCTCAGAGCACTTTAAAAAAGAGTCAGGATGTCACAATGGCTATCATTCATGATAAACACGAGTGGCTAAAAAGGTGCAGTGACCCAAGACTTGAGGACTTTGACCAACTGTTTTTTGCAGAAGAGTCCTATGTATAAAGGAACTGTCTTCCAGATTATGATATTACAGCTGCAGGTTTGGAAATTCATTGTTACAAGCGTGGAGTATTGTATATAAAgacactctgtttctctctctctctctctctctctctctctcacacacacacacacacacacacacacttttcctctgctcagatttatttttccatttaaaactAAACATTCTTTCCAACCAGTCACAGTCTTTGGGCATAATTTAAACAACCCAAGTGGAACATGCCATTGTTAACTACTGCCTTTcatcaaaaaaaggaaaaaaaaaaaaaacacgtttcccTAAAATCATCAATCAACACAAAGGCATTTATATGTAATGTAGCGGTTATGAGCCTGCACAATGTTACAGTCTTAGATTTGAAATTGTCATCTAATCAGtttcactatttaaaaaaatgtggtaGATAATTGTATTTGCTATTGGTCTGAAGCTCTTAAGTCACgcattttaaatttttatgtTCTGCAGTCACGCACCGCTTGTTTGTTCAATTTTGCCATGTCTAaagtttgattaaaaaagaaatcctgTTTCAGGGTAATGTTATTTCAGGCTTTCTGTAAAGAGCTATTGTGAGTATTATAAGCTATTGTGAAGTATTACAGTTATCTTTGGTATGTATTTGCTTGTGATCCAGCTAGAGGTTCAACAAGTTAAAACAAGTTTTTCTGCATGAACTAAAGATTTATTGATAGATTAAACTTGTGGTCCTCAAAGTTTAATGGTTATGATTTTTAAGGCTATATGGTTTCTGTCTGCGACAAGATGAAATGAGTCACTAAAAAATGGCTTGCAGTGGCAGACCACAACCACAATATGTAACATTACTTGTCTTCATCTGCcttgtgttggttttttttatgatttttgtttatttgtttgtttgttttattttgttacaaatcTTTCTTTTATAATGTCATATAAATGCAATTTTGGTTGTAAAGAAAGCTTTCCTTTATTCAGGCCTATTCtcttgtgtgtgtaaatagtcaCCCATATATTTTTTGTGTATCAAGTATTTACAATAAGAGAAACTACTGATGACAGCAGGTCTGCAGTTACCTGTTAAACCCAGACATTGCTATTATGCCTGAAAAGAGGAGGTACAGCTGTCTATCAGTTACTTCTTGTGTAAGAGTTACTTGATTAAATTGCTTGTCTAAAGAAATGCACCAATATCGTCCATATGCAGCTGGAGAAAATCTATATCAAGAATcttatatttatgtgttttaaaGTCTGTGTACAAGAGAGATGAAGTTATTTGTGATGCTTGGTTTTTGTATATAAAAATGATGGAAAGGCTGAAAACTTAACAAAAGAAGtccataacttttttttctcttcaagtttttctttatgttttgatGTGTTCTGTCCCATCACTGCCAAGtaagtgtaaatgtttttttcatacagAGCATTATTGATTATATATCTATGATTATGCTCCCAGATCTTTCTGGTTAACAGTATCAATGTTTATGTTTAAACAATACTATGTTTATATGATGCTCTTGTGTATTTTTCTACATGCTGCTGCCACCTTAAGAAAGTATTTGCTATAAAATTGTACTTTGTGCATAGAAAAATGTGTTGCTATGAACATGATGTGATTATCACAATAAAGTGACACTTGAATATGCCTTTCTTATAGACTGAATTGACTTTATACGGCACCACAcagttcagattaaaaaaaaaagtatgatatCTTCCCTAACAATATCTCAGACCATTAGAAACTACCCAATGATTAAGCTTATCATCTGGAAGCACAGtgcactgcccccccccccccccccaagcaatAATGTACATTATGGGTGAGTGGTTCCAAGATGAAAATGAGGGGTAAATATAACTGAAAGTTATTTCCCGCATGGTAGAGGATGACCCATGTCCAAATCAAAAATTAGGAATTAGGTTGCCAGTGTTGAGAGCCAAGTAGCAAAGTGGCTTCAAATCCCTTTGTAGTCAAGAGCTAAAGGAAGCATGGCAGACTTGCATGTCACACCTCGTCAGACTGACAGCGTACCCATTAAAAGTCCATCCCACAGCATCCACCTAATGAACCCATGCACTAAAACGAGCACATGGTCACTGCCAGTGTTTCGTGGGTTGTTTTAATGAATAAACTGGGGTAGCACAAGAAGTTTTTATTGATCCCTGTGGGGAAAtacatcctctgcatttaacccatcctacaCCCACACTCTAGGAACGGTgagcacccacacacacttggaGAAGTGGGTAGCCGCCAATTCCAGTTCTTTTGCCggtgccttggtcaagggcactgacaggagtattaactgtaacatacatgtctttgatggttggaggaaaccggagcacctggaggaaacccaaacacggggagaactcCACACAGGACGGCCAGGATTCGATCCCAAGACCTTCtcgctgtgaggcaacagtgctagtGAGCCACCGTACTGCccttaaaaaatattttactaaAGCTTTGCTTGCAAACTTTCTTTCTATCTATAGTTAAATATCAGCAGCAGGATGAACTGTTTCAAACACTAAAGTgagcattaaaaataaacactgtcaaTCTAACAGTCAATCTAGAAACAaagttcagaaaagaaaaaaaaagattctttatCTGACCTCATGTTGGCAAATGAGGTGACAGTTATGtagttacatttatttagtGACAGTTATTTACCTACACATAAAACAGCTGGTGTGGATGTTCAACAGTGGTAAAAACATGCTTGTAAAAGCAATAACacattcctgtttttctcattctgatttttttttttggcatggaTCTTAAATGTTGATCTCTGGTTTTTATGTCACTGGAAAAAATATCAGCTACGACATGCACTCCAGATATATTAGCCTATTCCAGAAAACAACCAATATTATTCAGTCACAAGATGATTATGGATGTCACAATGAGGAATAAGATTAAGGGCTCTTTTTTCCTCATAAGTTAGCGAATGTCTCTGCCAAAAACCTGCTATGATGTAACATTACTGGAATGTATGATAACAGAAGGGCGCCACAAACAAGTGGGAAAATTACTGAAACAGACAACGTGTAAGTTCCTCCAGATATCCGCCAATCATGAGGAGaccagtcaccccccccccccacccccccaccagcATTGTCCTCTACTGCTTCCACCTGCTCTCCTTTTTAAGTCCAGTACAGTGTGTCCTCAACTAACTTATCCAAATAACACCCACCCCCCTTCTACTTCAACTATCTTTTATGAAAATTCTAGATAGCCTTCAAAGCTGACATTTCC encodes:
- the LOC115817518 gene encoding rho GTPase-activating protein 20-like → METMSPQQQENMTQVRSASLTGESKIYSNVDNKRRMKSMSHRRQSAPSLVISKALTRSRTLSRENCLSPVSPETCLLVQSYLSPTRSFITHAYVQLKTGLQTQERHLFLFSDVLLIAKAKSPTNFKLKVQVRVCEMWTAGCMEVVCEGSTSPEKSFVMGWPTCNCVATFCTVEQKEKWLSLIKSRIKEEKEKDNPKTIPLKVYAKDTGNCSHAKILAVSNSDCATEVIRLALQQFGISGCAKDYQLWVSSKKDNAPYPLIGHEFPFSIQMSHIREPLTHIVVKDTVTPPDNQGEQLIQQLQSDTQCQFILKPSKVVVDQPFVDPLQKPFKRRRSLINWAFWRGSTPQLNDPPPLLFLPTSGRLFGLPLSSLCKDNTLPKPIMDMLVFLYQEGPFTRGIFRRSAGAKACRELRDRLDTGAEDIQLTHESIFIIAAVFKDFLRNIPGSLLSSELYEQWMNAMDWNSEAKENQLDAIQRLVGRLPPENALLLKHVLAVLHNIQLRAHDNQMNSFNLAVCIAPSMLSAPAPSSPEMEGESTKKICDLVRLMIEKCQSVFGEDVTTLFDGFPKRRNADEHGSDISSYQMTDSSYDSLENELNDESGSPFQAVQRSRGKPDTRSRDSVITLSDCDLDQPDTDPETRLSTVLLLPTLTHPIKSSPVMRPSSPRPRSPCEFIRPSQGVRRLRRCSEPSIRISTSSLTKFPERCTDRKGSYDAAATRDRKDDIDEVFSKHLNTLRLEKQTGLGERGRGDRNSDITRQGRDLPKPSQLHLDASCSSLYSPTASPTRSSMSSLDSAFSQHSADFAKSPCNPVGNPRASGNASPCSLGQVSPQAPGPMVSPKESPPKDTFDWNQLRSSHGLHPNTWLKRDRRLSLTKDKVDIDDDNIGCPSDPALQSEVSSKVNQNKEKRSQGPTDPMPRKRSVSPPSYQQALLLNQAPYYTASEKPLTVRELRELHNQACSMHKATGGRKYIQKGKGDNSQLPQSMFFGQKARCLALYRQKSHSVLTAVEGTGHRTMALRRASEPGGACLGLDRETTLRLERLHRQVIGKDTELLHNDGLKVSDVDPDTKGTEPRFCLSPAATKAVRDYFTWHADEDPQSTLKKSQDVTMAIIHDKHEWLKRCSDPRLEDFDQLFFAEESYV